The following nucleotide sequence is from Pseudobutyrivibrio ruminis HUN009.
AATAAGACAATCTAAAAACTGATATCCCCCTTCAATTGCACGCTCAAGCAATGCTCTTGAATACTCACACAAGAAACTGGTCAAATAGTAAGTTCCCATCTCCATAGAACCAGTTCTTGGTGCACGAAGTCTTACGGTAAAGCAATTGCCTAAATTCATGAGAACCTCTGGAATCTGATAACACACACTGCCTACGCATACACGGCCCTCAGCCTGAGCCGCGCGCACCAGGTCATTATCAGCATCCATAAGCAAGTTCTCAAAATATATAAGATGTTTTAAATCCTTCATATATTTTCTCCCTTTAGTCCGCAGGTCACACTCTCAAGCCTTGGTATTACTCCGTCGCGAGATTAGCTCCTTGAGTAACACCAAGAGCTTGATAGTTACCTGCTCACATAAATATTGTACACTTTATAATATTCCTAGCTTATTCAACGCGGTGCTTAGTCCGGTTACAATAGCGGTGTCGTTGGGAATTCCTAGCACCGATTTCCCCTTAAGGTCGCATTCGGTGAGGTTGGCGTCTGCAGGTATCCAGCCAAGAAGAGGGATGTCTCCCAAATCCATAAACTGCAGAACCTCCTCAGATGGTACGCGGTTTACTACAACGCCCACCTTTTCATACATAACCAAATCATCTGCTACATTTTTGATAGTCTTAACTACATCACACCCCTTCTTACTTGAATCTGTAATAAGGATGAGATGTGTAACCTTCTCCATAACGCGACGATTAATCTGCTCGATTCCGGCTTCTCCATCTATTACTATGTAATCAAAATTGTCTGAAACTGAAGAGATTACTTCCTTGAGATAAGTATTGATCTTGCAATAGCAACCAGCAGCCTCCGGTCTTCCTATTGCAATAAAAGAAAAGCCCTCCAGTTCTACCATAGCATCGAAAATACGATACCTCGCCTCCCCAAGCACTTCCACAGTTGCCTTGGTATCACCATTTTCTGCAGCTTCAACTGCCTCTTTCCTGATATCATCAAGAGTAAGAGTTGGTTCAACACCAAGTGCTGTCGAAAGCCCCACCGCTGGGTCAGCGTCGATTGCTAGAATGCGTTTGTCTGGATAAGCTTCCACTAACAACTTGACCATCACCGAAGCTAACGAAGTTTTGCCTACTCCGCCCTTACCGGCAACAGCCAACACTATTGGTTTGTTTCCCATTATTAATTATTTCTCCCTTTTAATACTCAATAATTGATAATTTTTTATCAATTACTATTCAATTTTAGCATAGGGATATTCCAAATTAAAGGAATTAAAAGAGCCACAGCGATTTTCGTCCTTATCAACAAAAACCACTGTGGCACAAGTCGCACATTGCATAAATGTCTATTTAGTTTTCTTCCTCATGAAGCTTTTTGTTCATGTATGTGATGAGCATATCAAGACCTGCAGCATTCTCTCCACCACGTGGAATGATGATGTCTGCATGCTTCTTTGAAGGTTCAACAAACTCTTCGTGCATTGGCTTTACAGTATCGCTGTACTGACCAATGATTGATTCGATACTACGACCACGCTCAATCATATCACGCTGGATACGACGCATGAGACGCTCATCAGCATCTGTATCAACAAAGATTTTGATGTCCATCAAATCTCTAAGCTCTTTGTTCTCAAGAATAAGGATACCTTCCATGACAATAACTGTCTTTGGCTCAATTCGGATAGTCTCCTCTGAACGATTGTGATTTACATAATCGTAAACTGGCATATCGATAGCATATCCTTTGATAAGCTTTCTAACATCCTCTGCCATTCTATCTGATTCGAATGAATCAGGATGGTCGTAGTTTAATTTGCTACGCTCCTCAAATGACATATCAGGATGTGCCTTGTAGTATGCATCATGGCTGATAACCGCAATGTCCTCTCCAAAATAATCCTGAAGCTTTTTAATAATTGTAGTCTTGCCTGAAGCAGATCCTCCTGCTACACCAAGAACGCAAATCTTTTCTGACATTTCTATACTCCTTAAGGTTTAAATCTCTTGAACCCCTCACCATATACTGCCTTTGATTCCATTATGACAATAAATGCGTCCACGTCAATCTTTTTTGCAACTCGATTGACCTGATACATCTGCTTGTCAGAGCAGGCGCACATCAATACCTGGCGCTCATCGCCTTTGTATCCGCCCTTTGCAGTGAAGATTGTAGTACCTCTCTCAACTGCTTTATCAATAGCATCTGCAATTGCTTCTGCTTTGTTGGTAACAATCATACACATCATACCTGAATCGGCGTTAATCATTACCTTATCAACAACAAGTGAACCTACATAGCTGATTACAAAACCATAGCACAATGCTTCAAATGAATGAGCATATGCAATAGTGTCGATTACAATGATAACCACATCAACTATGAAAAAGATTCGACCAAGTGACATGTGTGGATTCTTTGCTTTGATAAGCATCATGATAAAATCAGCACCGCCCGTAGATGAGTTACGCATATAAACAAGAGCATAACCCAATCCCGTAAACACACCTACCACTAGAGCATTCAAAAGGATATTTGAAATCTCTATCTTAGGCACAAGGGGTGCCACAAAATCCATCATGACAGTTCCTATGGCCATAGTCTTGAAAGTCTTAAGAAGAAACTTTCGTCCCAATACTTTGTATGAAACCACTATCAGTGGAATGTTCATTATGATTGTCATAAGACCGATTTTCCATCCCCAGTACTGATAGAAAATCATTGCAATACCAGTTAAGCCTGTCAAAGGAAACTTGGCATCTGCAGCAAAGTTATAAATTGCGATACCAATACACAAGCCTGACAAGGCATCCATCAAAATATCTACAAATAATTCTTTTCTCTTTTCAGATGACATAATTCCCCCAGTCCGCTGGTTACGCTCTCAAGCCTTGGTATTGCTCCGTCGCGAGATTGGCTCCTTGAGCAACACCAAGAGCTTGATAGCTACCAGCTCATTGGCTAACTTATTCTGTAGCAAATTTGCTTGTAATACCATGTAGAACCTTGACTACGGTATCCATGCCCTCCGCTGTAATGTGCTCCATTGGTCCATGGAAGTTGTAGCCACCTGTTCCAAGGTTTGGACAAGGCAATCCCATAAATGAAAGACGAGCACCATCTGTACCTCCACGGATAGCAACAGCCTTTGGATTCTCGCCAGCATCCTTTAATGCCTCGAAAGCGTAGTCGATAAGGAACATGTGTGGCTTGATCATCTCAAGCATGTTCTGATACTGGTCTCTAATATTAAGCTCGCATGTACCCTCACCATATTTCTGATTAATGATGTTAGCAGCGTGCTCCATAACCTTTTTCTTCTCTTCGAATTTATCTGCATCGTGGTCACGAATAATATACCAAAGCTTTGCCTCTGCAACATCTCCAGACATATCAAGAAGATGGAAGAAGCCTTCGTATCCTTCTGTCTGGCTAGGTGTCTGTGTTGGTGGAAGCATTGAATTAAACTCCATAGCAACAAGTGCTGCATTAACCATGATGTCCTTTGCATCACCTGGATGAATGTTTACGCCGTTGAACTTAATCTTTGCTTCAGCTGCGTTGAAGTTTTCATACTCAACTGCGTTTTCTTCGCCACCATCTACCGTATATGCGAAGTCAGCGCCAAAATACTCAACATCAAAATGATCTGCGCCTGCGCCAATCTCCTCATCAGGAGTAAAAGCGATGCAAATCTTGCCGTGTGGCTCATCGCTTGCAAGAAGCTCCTCTGCAAATGTCATGATTTCTGCAATACCTGATTTATCATCGGCACCTAAAAGTGTAGTGCCATCTGTGTGAATCAATGTACGTCCCTTTAATTCCTTAAGATGTGGGAAATCTGATACTTTGATTGTTCTACCAGATGTGCCAAGAACGATATCTTCACCGTTGTAGTTTTCCTCGAT
It contains:
- the pepT gene encoding peptidase T; this encodes MRAYERLLNYVKVYTTSDEESTTVPSTARQFDLAHKLVEELKGLGIEDAKVDDKCYVYASIPATKGYEDKKTIGFIAHMDTAPDFCGENVNPIIEENYNGEDIVLGTSGRTIKVSDFPHLKELKGRTLIHTDGTTLLGADDKSGIAEIMTFAEELLASDEPHGKICIAFTPDEEIGAGADHFDVEYFGADFAYTVDGGEENAVEYENFNAAEAKIKFNGVNIHPGDAKDIMVNAALVAMEFNSMLPPTQTPSQTEGYEGFFHLLDMSGDVAEAKLWYIIRDHDADKFEEKKKVMEHAANIINQKYGEGTCELNIRDQYQNMLEMIKPHMFLIDYAFEALKDAGENPKAVAIRGGTDGARLSFMGLPCPNLGTGGYNFHGPMEHITAEGMDTVVKVLHGITSKFATE
- a CDS encoding AAA family ATPase, with translation MGNKPIVLAVAGKGGVGKTSLASVMVKLLVEAYPDKRILAIDADPAVGLSTALGVEPTLTLDDIRKEAVEAAENGDTKATVEVLGEARYRIFDAMVELEGFSFIAIGRPEAAGCYCKINTYLKEVISSVSDNFDYIVIDGEAGIEQINRRVMEKVTHLILITDSSKKGCDVVKTIKNVADDLVMYEKVGVVVNRVPSEEVLQFMDLGDIPLLGWIPADANLTECDLKGKSVLGIPNDTAIVTGLSTALNKLGIL
- a CDS encoding YitT family protein, translating into MSSEKRKELFVDILMDALSGLCIGIAIYNFAADAKFPLTGLTGIAMIFYQYWGWKIGLMTIIMNIPLIVVSYKVLGRKFLLKTFKTMAIGTVMMDFVAPLVPKIEISNILLNALVVGVFTGLGYALVYMRNSSTGGADFIMMLIKAKNPHMSLGRIFFIVDVVIIVIDTIAYAHSFEALCYGFVISYVGSLVVDKVMINADSGMMCMIVTNKAEAIADAIDKAVERGTTIFTAKGGYKGDERQVLMCACSDKQMYQVNRVAKKIDVDAFIVIMESKAVYGEGFKRFKP
- the udk gene encoding uridine kinase, which gives rise to MSEKICVLGVAGGSASGKTTIIKKLQDYFGEDIAVISHDAYYKAHPDMSFEERSKLNYDHPDSFESDRMAEDVRKLIKGYAIDMPVYDYVNHNRSEETIRIEPKTVIVMEGILILENKELRDLMDIKIFVDTDADERLMRRIQRDMIERGRSIESIIGQYSDTVKPMHEEFVEPSKKHADIIIPRGGENAAGLDMLITYMNKKLHEEEN